One genomic window of Apteryx mantelli isolate bAptMan1 chromosome 35, bAptMan1.hap1, whole genome shotgun sequence includes the following:
- the PSMD8 gene encoding LOW QUALITY PROTEIN: 26S proteasome non-ATPase regulatory subunit 8 (The sequence of the model RefSeq protein was modified relative to this genomic sequence to represent the inferred CDS: inserted 5 bases in 5 codons) — protein MAMAAAGLVVNGAEGAGGLKAAAGMYEQLKGEWSRKSPNLSKCGEALGRLKLALLELNFLPTTGTXLTKQQLILARDILEIGAQWSILKKDIPSFERYMAQLKCYYFDYKDELPESAYKHQLLGLNLLFLLSQNRVAEFHTELERXPAKEIQSNVYIKHPVSLEQYLMEGSYNKVFLAKGNXPAESYTFFIDILLDTIRDEIAGCIEKAYEKILFNEATRILFFNXPKKMTEYAKKRGWVLGPNNYYSFSSQQQKXEDTTIPSTELAKQVIEYARQLEMIV, from the exons atggcgatggcggcggcggggctggtgGTGAACGGGGCGGAGGGCGCGGGCGGGCTCAAGGCGGCCGCCGGGATGTACGAGCAGCTCAAGGGCGAGTGGAGCCGCAAGAGCCCCAACCTCAGCAAGTGCGGGGAGGCGCTGGGCCGCCTCAAG CTGGCCCTGCTGGAGCTCAACTTCTTGCCCACTACTGGCA AACTGACcaagcagcagctcattctggcgA GAGATATTCTAGAGATCGGAGCGCAGTGGAGCATCCTGAAGAAAGACATCCCCTCCTTCGAGCGGTACATGGCCCAGCTGAAGTGCTACTACTTCGACTACAA GGACGAGCTGCCGGAGTCGGCCTACAAGCACCAGCTCCTGGGGTTGAACCTGCTCTTCCTGCTGTCGCAGAACCGCGTGGCCGAGTTCCACACCGAGCTCGAGC CTCCCGCCAAGGAGATCCAAAGCAACGTCTACATAAAGCACCCCGTCTCCCTGGAGCAG TATTTAATGGAAGGGAGCTACAACAAAGTCTTTTTGGCGAAAGGCA ATCCCGCGGAGAGCTACACCTTCTTCATCGATATCTTGCTGGATACCATCCG GGACGAAATTGCCGGCTGCATCGAAAAAGCCTACGAGAAGATCCTGTTCAACGAAGCCACCAGGATCCTGTTCTTCA ACCCCAAGAAGATGACGGAGTACGCCAAGAAG CGCGGCTGGGTGCTGGGCCCCAACAACTACTACAGCTTCAGCAGCCAGCAGCAGA CGGAGGACACCACCATCCCCTCGACGGAGCTAGCCAAGCAAGTCATCGAGTACGCGCGGCAGCTGGAGATGATCGTCTAG
- the CATSPERG gene encoding cation channel sperm-associated auxiliary subunit gamma has translation MSWALAALLAALLAGARAGCAWRAALAPGVPDGAAGRRHVFTRQHPEASVAAVFEALTDTAIDVAADNAHYFGFPYYLEIRLGCTAQEPERATRRAHLLGLHPVVTVAFEEPVHAVRQKPERLQIEMRAAPYRDPGRCGDEELCRLRWYTPMPMVNGSVVADVRVRSSMPGFSIEQQRFSFNVNGYMKETEKGLQCTVGHPITKLKKLMDVDSPSRPLWATVDKAPVLILGGFSKNKVILLSDSDFEDFVAVEVDIDSCWIGSLTCPWTKFSSTVLDAIATESTLFIRQNQLVYYFTGNYSVLHMATQGSTLWTRVLNRVCVGKLNPVPFSHNGSEYVIAIGRGQQKAEFFLGTVRDGVVYFSDSIRTEKKTVCEYFECLSYNPFSTVFYIWGNAILQSYDIKNYVFLSEFPGESVIKYFIQSYRGEIVCVTEAEEVWFFMEGSSAIQKLYPSRAWSMYANIQLVKGSHDYGVNESSLSFFYNREGLQQLVYVRDGSGRIVRRKFPLTYILSHRCLYSHRYSSSSSSPELGFIGFTNLCPFTVMKFRDLPKPQRFSRLEHYRAEPPVVTDETGFHNNKSLAVYQGLVFHLLWLHSDYNRPYADPVHDPTWRWWKNRKQDADYYLYLASTGSSPGGLYINMEHYVKIYDLRSNNELPEQIYLDKGDTYSFSVTLSIRSTVENAWEKNFLGRLKLTVVLSHPFNLVFFLQRQNLVNRASVLYKVSIQDTAQYPQQELSGKNLLKSSMVLKVVNSATNCYRYSESGPALQGYRMVPVYVGCPPGMRMAFDITNTIKYTTGMNKRYFNCLSQNPEMPCFFFEDVFYPLFLIQDMVTGASGSFSGRYTLKVIGGASDSEGAVVRYKPEDVWKYNVDNASTESSLIWQKADGEVSETDPQGYPIHSSTNNGIKWLCRRNSPCHDVAPVGLTAPSYFFLVVVSNRDVDTSTYCDYNLEFVVHVHGLQLSSARKLYFMKVTLSTLTGLVTVYFLYCRAGRKIVASFFNVVHRLEEASAPPAGSASAGTSSVASKTEHCEYPLSAGSVRSTGSEPARP, from the exons atGTCCtgggcgctggcggcgctgctgGCGGCGCTGCTGGCGGGGGCCCGGGCGGGCTGCGCCTGGCGGGCGGCCCTGGCCCCCGGCGTCCCCgacggcgccgccggccgccgccacgTCTTCACCCGGCAGCACCCCGAGGCCTCCGTGGCCGCCGTCTTCGAGGCGCTCACCGACACGGCCATCGACGTGGCCGCCGACAACGCG CACTACTTCGGCTTCCCCTATTACCTGGAGATCAGGCTGGGCTGCACCGCGCAG GAGCCCGAGCGCGCCACGCGGCGGGCCCACCTGCTGGGGCTGCACCCCGTCGTCACCGTCGCCTTCGAGGAGCCCGTGCACGCCGTGCGCCAGAAGCCCGAGCGGCTGCAGATCGAGATGCGGGCGGCGCCGTACCGCGACCCCG GGCGCTGCGGCGACGAGGAGCTCTGCCGCCTGCGCTGGTACACCCCCATGCCCATGGTGAACGGCAGCGTGGTCGCGGACGTCCGGGTGCGGAGCAGCATGCCGGGCTTCAGCATCGAGCAGCAGAG GTTTTCCTTCAACGTCAATGGCTACATGAAGGAGACGGAGAAGGGGCTGCAGTGCACCGTGGGGCACCCG ATCACGAAGCTGAAGAAGCTGATGGATGTGGACAGCCCCTCGCGGCCCCTGTGGGCGACCGTGGACAAAGCCCCGGTCCTGATCCTCGGCGGTTTCTCCAAAAACAAGGTCATCTTGCTTTCCGATTCGGACTTCGAGGACTTCGTTGCTGTGGAG GTGGACATCGACAGCTGCTGGATCGGGTCCCTCACCTGCCCCTGGACCAAGTTCTCCTCCACCGTTCTGGACGCCATCGCCACCGAGAGCACCCTCTTCATCCGCCAGAACCAGCTGGTCTACTACTTCACCGGGAATTACTCCGTCCTGCACATGGCCACGCAGGGATCGA CCCTCTGGACCCGCGTGCTCAACCGCGTCTGCGTGGGTAAGCTGAACCCCGTGCCCTTCTCCCACAACGGCTCCGAGTACGTGATCGCCATAGGCAGGGGCCAGCAGAAAGCGGAGTTCTTCCTCGGCACCGTTCGAG ACGGAGTGGTTTACTTCTCCGACTCGATCAGGACTGAAAAGAAGACGGTGTGCGAGTACTTTGAGT GCTTGTCCTACAACCCCTTCAGCACCGTCTTCTACATCTGGGGCAACGCCATACTGCAGAG CTACGACATTAAAAACTACGTTTTCCTCTCCGAATTCCCCGGCGAGTCTGTCATCAAATACTTCATTCAGTCGTACAGGGGGGAGATTGTGTGCGTGACCGAGGCGGAAGAG GTCTGGTTCTTCATGGAGGGCAGCTCGGCCATCCAGAAGCTCTACCCCAGCAGAGCCTGGAGCATGTACGCCAACATCCAGCTCGTCAAGGGCTCCCACGACTACGGCGTCAACGAGTCCTCCCTGAGCTTCTTCTACAACCGGGAAGGGCTGCAGCAG CTCGTTTACGTACGCGACGGGAGCGGGAGGATCGTCAGGAGGAAGTTTCCCCTCACCTACATCCTCTCGCACCGCTGCCTCTACTCCCACCGCtattcctccagcagcagcagccc CGAGCTCGGGTTCATCGGCTTCACCAACCTCTGCCCCTTCACCGTCATGAAGTTCAGGGACCTGCCCAAGCCGCAGCGCTTCAGCCGCCTGGAGCACTACCGCGCCGAGCCGCCGGTCGTCACGGACGAAACGGGCTTCCACAACAACAAGTCTCTGGCTGTGTATCAGGGCCTCGTTTTCCACCTCCTCTGGCTTCACTCCGACTACAACCGG CCTTACGCTGACCCTGTCCATGACCCAACGTGGCGCTggtggaaaaacagaaagcaagatgCC GATTACTACCTCTACCTGGCCAGCACGGGCAGCTCCCCGGGAGGCCTGTACATCAACATGGAGCACTACGTGAAGATTTACGACCTGCGCTCCAACAACGAGCTGCCTGAGCAGATCTACCTGGACAAGGGCGACACGTACAGCTTCTCCGTGACCCTCAGCATCCGCTCCACCGTGGAGAACG CGTGGGAGAAGAACTTCCTCGGACGCCTGAAGCTCACGGTGGTCCTCTCGCACCCCTTCAACCTGGTCTTCTTCCTCCAGAGGCAGAACCTGGTGAACCGGGCCTCGGTGCTCTATAAG GTGAGCATCCAGGACACGGCACAGTACCCGCAGCAAGAGCTCAGCGGGAAGAACCTGCTGAAGAGCTCCATGGTGCTAAAG GTGGTAAACTCAGCGACAAACTGCTATCGGTACTCGGAGTCGGGGCCGGCCCTGCAG GGCTACAGGATGGTGCCCGTGTACGTCGGCTGCCCGCCGGGCATGCGCATGGCTTTCGACATCACCAACACCATCAAATACACCACCGGCATGAACAAGCGCTACTTCAACTGCCTGAGCCAGAACCCCGAGATGCCTTGCTTCTTCTTCGAGGACG TGTTTTACCCTCTCTTCCTGATCCAGGACATGGTGACAGGGGCCTCGGGGTCCTTCTCGGGACG GTACACGCTGAAGGTCATCGGCGGCGCCTCGGACTCGGAGGGCGCCGTCGTACGCTACAAACCTGAGGACGTCTGGAAGTACAACGTAGACAACGCCAG CACGGAATCGAGCCTGATATGGCAGAAAGCCGACGGAGAGGTGTCCGAGACGGATCCCCAGGGATACCCCATCCACTCCAGCACAAACAACGGCATCAA GTGGCTGTGCCGGAGGAACTCGCCGTGCCACGACGTCGCGCCCGTGGGGCTGACGGCCCCCAGCTACTTCTTCCTGGTGGTGGTGTCCAACAG AGACGTGGACACGTCCACCTACTGCGACTACAACCTGGAGTTCGTCGTCCACGTGCACGGGCTGCAGCTCAGCTCCGCCAGGAAGCTGTATTTCATGAAG GTGACCTTGAGCACGCTGACGGGCCTCGTCACCGTCTACTTCCTCTACTGCCGGGCGGGGAGGAAGATCGTGGCGTCCTTCTTCAACGTGGTGCACAGGCTGGAGGAGGCGTCCGCCCCGCCGGCGG GCTCCGCCAGCGCCGGCACCTCCTCGGTGGCGAGCAAGACGGAGCACTGCGAGTACCCGCTCTCCGCCGGCTCGGTCCGCAGCACCGGCAGCGAGCCGGCCCGTCCCTAG